The genomic region CAGCAGGCCGGTGACGGTGGCGGGGGTGACCTCGAAGCCGGACCAGGCGTAGACGCCCACGGTGATGACCACGTCGTGGGCCAGGGCGACCAGGGCCGCCACCGACATCTTCCACTCGCGGAAGTAGGCCCAGATGAAGAGCACCACGAAGAACAGGAAGACGGCCAGGCCGATCAGCGAGGAGCGGGCCACGTCGGCGCCCCAGCTGGCTCCGATGTCCTCCTGGGACAGGTCGGCGGCCGGGTCGACCCCGGTGGCCTCGACGATGACCTGGGCCACCGTCGTGCTCTCCTCCTGCGAGAGCTGGCCGGTCTGCACCAGCAGCGCGTCGTCGCCCAGGGTGCTGACCACGGGCGAGGCCGCGCCCTCGACGCCGCTGTCGGCGACGACCTCGCGCAGCTCGTCGGCGTTCTGCTGGGTCGCCTCGGCACCGACGCTGACGCGGTACTGCGTGCCGCCGGTGAACTCGATGCCCAGGTCGAGGCCGCGCACGCTGATGCCGAGGACCGCGACGGCCACCAGCACCGCGGAGATGGCGTACCAGACCCACTTGCGACCGACGAAGTCGACCGAGCGCTCGCCGGTGTAGAGGGCGTTGCCGAGTCGTGAGTACCGGCCCATCAGGCGGTCCCTCCTGCCGGGGCGCGGTCGACGCCGAGCGTCTCGGCGTTGAGGCCCGAGAGCTTGTGACCGCTGTGGAAGAACGGGAAGCGGGCCAGCCACGAGACGGCCGGCTTGGTGAAGAAGAAGAAGACCACCAGGTCGATGATCGTGGTCAGGCCCAGCGCGAATGCGAAGCCCTTCACGACACCGGCGGCGAAGATGTAGAGGATCACCGCCGCCAGGATCGAGACGGCGTCGGCCGCGACCGCGGTGTTGCGGGCCCGCTTCCAGCCCGACTCGACCGCGACACGCATCGACTTGCCGTCGCGCATCTCGTCGCGGATCCGCTCGAAGAGCACGATGAACGAGTCGGCGGTGATGCCGACGGCCACGATCAGGCCGGCGATGCCGGGCAGGGTCAGCGTGAAGCCCGCCGTCTCGCTGAGCAGCAGGACCATGCCGTAGGTGACGGCGCCGGCCACCACCAGCGAGGCGATCACCACGGTGCCGAGCCCCCGGTAGTAGAGCAGGCAGTAGAGCATCACGACGCCCAGGCCGATGCCGCCGGCCAGCAGGCCGGCGGAGAGCTGGTCACCGGCCAGCGTCGGGCCCACGACCTGGGTCAGCGGGTCGTCCTCGAAGGCGATCGGCAGCGCGCCGAACTTCAGGCTGGTGGCCAGGCTGCCGGCGGTCTCCTCGTTGAAGTCGCCGCTGATCTGCGCGTTGCCGTCGACGATCACACCTTTCATGGTCGGCGCGGAGAGGACCTCGCCGTCGAGCACGATGGCGAACTGCTTCTCGGTGCCGAACAGGGAGCGCGAGATGTCCGCGAAGGTGTTGGTGCCACCACCGTCGAAGGACAGCTGCACCACGTAGCCGATCTCGCCCTGAGGGATCGCGGCCGAGGCGTCGGAGAGCTCGGTGCCCTCGATCATCGCCGGCGAGAGCAGGTAGGCCACGCCGTCCTCGTCGCAGGTCACCAGCGGGGCGTCGGGGTCGTCGGTCATCGGCGTGGCCGGGCCGTCGGCGGGGCACTGGTACTGGCTGAAGGCGGCCACGCACTCCGACGTCGGCTGGTCGATCCACGCCAGCGGGTCGTCGGTCAGCGGGTCGTCGGCGGCCGCGGTGACGCACTGCGCGTAGACGTCGCCGCCCTTGCCGCCGTTGCCGTTGCCGTTGCCGCCGTTGCCCTGCTGGGTGGGCTCCTCGATCGGCTCGTCGGTGGGCTGCTCGCCCTCGCCGCCGGCCTTGACGCCGAAGCCGACCGTGGGCCGGTTGTTGCCCTGCTGCTGCTCGGACTGCCCGGGCTGCTCGCCCTGCTCGCCCTGCTGGTCGGAGCCGCCCGAACCGTTCGTGGACGGCGCCTGCGGGATGATGTCGTCGGGCAGCCCGGTGGTGCTCTGGCAGCGCCCGTCGACCTGCGAGCAGGCCACCAGGCGGAAGCGCAGCTGGGCGGTGCGCTGCACGGTGTCGAGCAGGTCGCGCCGGTTCTCGCCGGGCACCTCCACGACGATGTCCTGACCGCCCTGGGTGGTCACCTCGGCCTCGGCGACGCCCGATCCGTTGACGCGGTCGTCGATGATCTTGCGGGCCTCCTCGAGCGACTCCTCGCTCGGGTCGCCCTCGGCGCGCAGGGTGATGCTGGTGCCGCCCTGCAGGTCGAGGCCCAGCTGGGGCGTCCAGCTGCCGGCCAGGGCCACCAGCCCGAAGAGGACGGCGGTGGAGACGAAGAAGGCGACCAGGGTCCGGCCGGGGCCGGAGGTGCGTCGGGCCACCTCAGAGCTCCTCGGGGCCGGCGGGCTCGTCGCGGGCGTCGTCACGCGCGACGATCCGGCCGACGGCACCGCGCGCGACGCGCAGCACCACCCCGGGGGCGACCTCGAGCTCGAAGGTGTCCTCGGCGAGCCCGCGCACGGTGCCCTGGATGCCGGAGGTGAGCATCACCTCGTCACCGACGGCGATGGACTGCTGCATCGAGACGAGCTCGCGGTTGCGCCGGGACTGCGGACGGATGATCAGCAGCCAGAACACGAACGCGATGCCCAGCAGGGGCAGGAAGGGGGCGATGGCCTCCACGAAGGACCTCTCCACGTACGACGACAGGGGGTGACCGCCGGGAGCTGGCCCGGGGACGGCCGCGCGAAAGTGTAGCCGCGCCCCTGTGACCCACGGCATCGCCGCGGCGCGCGGGGCCGACTCAGTCGGGCTCGACCCCGAACAGCGTCTCCTCGCCGCCCGCCGGAGGCGTGAGCCCCAGGTGCGACCAGGCCGCCGCGGTGGCGACCCGTCCCCGCGGGGTGCGGGCCAGGAAGCCGATGCGCACCAGGAACGGCTCGGCGACCTCCTCGACCGTCTCGCGCTCCTCCCCCACGGCGACCGCGAGGGTCGAGACACCGACGGGCCCGCCGCCGAAGCGACGGCACAGCACGTCGATGACGCCGCGGTCGAGCCGGTCGAGCCCCAGCGCGTCGACCTCGTAGAGGTCGAGCGCGGCCTCGGCGACCTCGAGGGTGACCACCCCGCCGGCGCGCACCTGCGCGAAGTCGCGCACCCGGCGCAGCAGCCGGTTGGCGATGCGCGGGGTCCCGCGCGAGCGCGAGGCGATCTGGGCCGAGCCCTCGCTGGTCAGGTCGACGCCGAGCAGCCCGGCCGAGCGGTGCACGATCGTGTCGAGGTCGCGGGGCTCGTAGAACTCCAGCTGGGCGGTGAAGCCGAAGCGGTCGCGCAGCGGACCGGGGAGCAGCCCGGCACGGGTGGTGGCGCCGACCAGGGTGAACGGCGGGATCTCGAGCGGGATGGCGGTGGCGCCGGGGCCCTTGCCGATGACGACGTCGACCCGGAAGTCCTCCATCGCCATGTAGAGCATCTCCTCGGCCGGCCGCGACATCCGGTGGATCTCGTCGATGAAGAGCACGTCGCCCTCGTTGAGACCCGACAGGATCGCCGCGAGGTCGCCGGCGTGGGTGATGGCCGGGCCGCTGGTCAGGCGCAGCGGCACGCTCATCTCGTGGGCGATGATCATCGCCAGCGTGGTCTTGCCCAGACCGGGAGGGCCCGAGAGCAGCACGTGGTCGGGGGCCCGCTCGCGCATCCGGGCGGCCTCGAGGACCAGCCCGAGCTGGTCGCGCACCCGCTGCTGGCCCACGACCTCGTCGAGGGTGCGCGGGCGCAGGGCGGCCTCGACGGCGCGCTCGTCGCCGTCGGCCTCGGCCACGGTCAGCGAGCGCAGGTGGCTCTCCTCGGCGGCGGCGTACTCGTCGTGGGGGTCGTCGTGCACGGGTGATCAGGCCTTCGAGAGCATGCGCAGGGCCGAGCGCAGCAGGGTCGCGACGTCGGGGCTCGCCGCGGCCTGCGGCGCCACCTCGTCGACCGCCCGGTCGGCGTCCTTGGCCGACCAGCCGAGCCCGACGAGTCCCTGGTGCACCTGGTCGCGCCAGGGCTCCGCGCTGGCGGCCGGGGCGGCGACCCCGCGCCCGCCGACGGGAGCGCCGAGGCGGTCCTTGAGCTCGAGGATGATCCGCTGGGCGCCCTTCTGGCCGATGCCCGGCACCCGGGTCAGGGTCTTGACGTCCTCTGCCCCCACCGCGCGGCGCAGGTCGTCGGGCGCCAGGACGGCGAGCATCGCCTGGGCGAGCTTGGGGCCGACCCCCGAGGCCGTCTGCAGCAGCTCGAAGCA from Nocardioides salarius harbors:
- the secD gene encoding protein translocase subunit SecD, whose amino-acid sequence is MARRTSGPGRTLVAFFVSTAVLFGLVALAGSWTPQLGLDLQGGTSITLRAEGDPSEESLEEARKIIDDRVNGSGVAEAEVTTQGGQDIVVEVPGENRRDLLDTVQRTAQLRFRLVACSQVDGRCQSTTGLPDDIIPQAPSTNGSGGSDQQGEQGEQPGQSEQQQGNNRPTVGFGVKAGGEGEQPTDEPIEEPTQQGNGGNGNGNGGKGGDVYAQCVTAAADDPLTDDPLAWIDQPTSECVAAFSQYQCPADGPATPMTDDPDAPLVTCDEDGVAYLLSPAMIEGTELSDASAAIPQGEIGYVVQLSFDGGGTNTFADISRSLFGTEKQFAIVLDGEVLSAPTMKGVIVDGNAQISGDFNEETAGSLATSLKFGALPIAFEDDPLTQVVGPTLAGDQLSAGLLAGGIGLGVVMLYCLLYYRGLGTVVIASLVVAGAVTYGMVLLLSETAGFTLTLPGIAGLIVAVGITADSFIVLFERIRDEMRDGKSMRVAVESGWKRARNTAVAADAVSILAAVILYIFAAGVVKGFAFALGLTTIIDLVVFFFFTKPAVSWLARFPFFHSGHKLSGLNAETLGVDRAPAGGTA
- the yajC gene encoding preprotein translocase subunit YajC — encoded protein: MEAIAPFLPLLGIAFVFWLLIIRPQSRRNRELVSMQQSIAVGDEVMLTSGIQGTVRGLAEDTFELEVAPGVVLRVARGAVGRIVARDDARDEPAGPEEL
- the ruvB gene encoding Holliday junction branch migration DNA helicase RuvB, with protein sequence MRSLTVAEADGDERAVEAALRPRTLDEVVGQQRVRDQLGLVLEAARMRERAPDHVLLSGPPGLGKTTLAMIIAHEMSVPLRLTSGPAITHAGDLAAILSGLNEGDVLFIDEIHRMSRPAEEMLYMAMEDFRVDVVIGKGPGATAIPLEIPPFTLVGATTRAGLLPGPLRDRFGFTAQLEFYEPRDLDTIVHRSAGLLGVDLTSEGSAQIASRSRGTPRIANRLLRRVRDFAQVRAGGVVTLEVAEAALDLYEVDALGLDRLDRGVIDVLCRRFGGGPVGVSTLAVAVGEERETVEEVAEPFLVRIGFLARTPRGRVATAAAWSHLGLTPPAGGEETLFGVEPD
- the ruvA gene encoding Holliday junction branch migration protein RuvA — translated: MIAYVRGPVAAVTLNSAVLEVGGVGLELMCTPGTLATLSPKIGTGQQATLPTSMVVREESLTLFGFLDDDEKACFELLQTASGVGPKLAQAMLAVLAPDDLRRAVGAEDVKTLTRVPGIGQKGAQRIILELKDRLGAPVGGRGVAAPAASAEPWRDQVHQGLVGLGWSAKDADRAVDEVAPQAAASPDVATLLRSALRMLSKA